A section of the Vespa velutina chromosome 6, iVesVel2.1, whole genome shotgun sequence genome encodes:
- the LOC124949660 gene encoding adenylate kinase 8: MALAKFFQKELGLQPITLKDLRENVITRKNVCLCNESESLAMNMRKLLKTGTLHNSGWILVDVPRTKQEARAFQRLGIIPTHIFQIIMSNDLGEKISEKTISNYHFVNNDIHNNINNVEMQKYKKNLRGLREAYANCLIEIEIGIRSIEELGRDCIALTKIKKHSGAPSLFRIVLIGFRGSGCRTLAKYLTKRFDLIHMDFNYIMKQVRLQETPIGEVLRSFEHKWGEKPKPEIRIKIIDNYINKPECLNRGWVLTSYPITVEDFKLLDMIDTPPNKVIFVEVNADIRKERLLNRRYNVITGSKHNITSNDNSKNSDLGVHPDDYINVVTKEISQYDDNVLEMLKYAGESAFIIDGNADERSVRESVEGCLMQSKIYNEPRQPRQTPVIDPCDVEYNPEDEFDISIFDTIMPPEFKYAFI; the protein is encoded by the exons ATGGCCTTGgcgaaattttttcaaaaagaactAGGACTTCAACCGATTACCTTGAAAGATCTTCGTGAAAACGTAATTACAAGGAAG AACGTATGTTTATGTAACGAATCTGAATCTCTGGCAATGAATATgaggaaattattaaaaacggGAACTTTACATAATTCTGGTTGGATTTTAGTTG ATGTGCCTAGAACGAAGCAAGAAGCTCGAGCTTTTCAACGGCTTGGCATAATACCCAcacatatttttcaaatcataATGTCAAATGATTTAGGTGAA aaaatttctgaaAAGACGATTTCTAATTACCATTTTGTCAATAATGATATacacaataatattaacaacgtGGAAATgcaaaagtataaaaagaatctTCGTGGACTACGGGAAGCTTATGCCAAttgtttaatt GAGATCGAAATCGGTAttagatcgatcgaagaatTAGGAAGGGATTGTATAgcattaacgaaaataaaaaaacattctggagcaccttctctttttcgaattGTTCTAATTGGTTTTCGAGGTTCAGGATGTCGTACTTTAGCCAAGTATCTTACAAAAAGATTCGATCTTATACACa tgGACTTTAATTACATTATGAAACAAGTACGTCTACAAGAAACACCTATAGGTGAAGTATTACGATCATTTGAACATAAATGGGGAGAAAAACCAAAGCctgaaataagaataaaaataattgac AACTACATAAATAAACCTGAATGTTTAAATAGAGGATGGGTTTTAACGAGTTATCCAATTACTGTGGAAGATTTTAAACTCTTGGATATGATCGATACACCCccaaataa GGTAATTTTTGTCGAAGTTAATGCAGACATACGTAAAGAGAGACTTTTAAATCGCCGATACAATGTTATCACTGGAAGTAAACATAATATTACTTCGAACGATAACAGCAAAAATTCTGACTTAGGCGTACACCCTGACGATTATATTAATGTCGTCACAAAAGAA ATATCTCAATACGATGATAACGTCTTAGAAATGTTGAAATATGCCGGTGAATCTGCTTTTATAATCGATGGAAATGCCGATGAAAGATCAGTCAGAGAAAGCGTAGAGGGTTGTTTGATGCaatcaaagatatataatgAACCTAGACAACCAAGGCAAACACCAGTGATTGATCCATGTGACGTAGAATATAATCCGGAAGATGAATTTGATATAAGTATTTTTGATACGATAATGCCACCTGAATTTAAATatgcttttatataa
- the LOC124949824 gene encoding uncharacterized protein LOC124949824, which produces MSKADKEFDVTKKLSNMEIEETGKKLTHKEKKKLKKQQEYEKTMEMLTKPGGQGHSELESNFTVSQSQTQQRGNQQLENAVDIKVENFSIAAKGKELFTNASLLIAQGRRYGLVGPNGHGKTTLLRHIAKRAFSIPPNIDVLYCEQEVIADDTPAVEVVLNADIKCKELQMECKKLEELIEQGDNTVQERLQEVYEELKAIGADSAEPRARRILAGLGFSRAMQDRATKNFSGGWRMRVSLARALFVEPTLLLLDEPTNHLDLNAVIWLDNYLQAWKKTLLIVSHDQSFLDNVCTDIIHLDQQKLYYYKGNYSMFKKMYEQKRKEMIKAYEKQEKRLKDLKASGQSKKQAEKKQKEVLTRKQEKNRTKMQKQEEDTGPQELLQRPREYIVKFSFPDPPPLQPPILGLHNVTFAYEGQKSLFIDVDFGIDLSSRIAIVGPNGVGKSTFLKLLIGELSPHKGELIRNHRLRIGRFDQHSGEHLTAEETPSEYLMRLFDLPYEKARKQLGTFGLSSHAHTIKMKDLSGGQKARVALAELCLNAPDVVILDEPTNNLDIESIDALADAINEYKGGVIIVSHDERLIRDTECCLYVIENQQINEIDGDFDDYRKELLESLGEVVNNPSIAANAAVLHTLENKILNLQERLRAENESRDRDRQSSEVGSGTGLQPSSSGSTSSPAVRRPKQLGEMGTPTRLRRQLDLPVSQMVPPKKHDSEFESKLQEIMKMNGILNINGQRYQTEMKDLEHLGELGNGTCGHVVKMRHKPSGVVIAVKQMRRSGNAEENKRIIMDLDVVLKSHDCPYIVQCLGCFITESDVWICMELMATCLDKLLKRSRQAIPEDFLGKVTVATVKALSYLKEKHGVIHRDVKPSNILLDESGGVKLCDFGISGRLVDSKAKTRSAGCAAYMAPERIDPPDPTKPDYDIRADVWSLGITLVELATGVFPYRDCKTDFEVLSRVVQDDPPSLPSDAPFSKEFRGFVSCCLTKNYKHRPKYHKLMEHPFIRKYDVSQDEDTNSSLSNAGCQWFGRVMRQLEPRLPEGQQRVTGHVSLKQTAHLRVQSEIPSFLKSNTTKETQNSNFLPFHQRSSSENGATYVSCSPYVLRRKEISRPFSPPMNNEVQQSELNYQRSFSPYRQSIEQNKDYVMNRCSNGQGKSEGRSFSPYRQDLNITDSGNRPYSPYHGRFEERDSNKDRWQNISRSLSPFARDYSPWRRENVDPPGVIQPPCESGRYSPFLQQRLGQIPTAPQTHPQSQDIYGSPMISRKRFPSEPPPQGSHGSTSPQLLISRFAHQLTQEPPPIMPPTQGGSKESAKKRFASYVRLRLGSDRAPSPEPPPRLSRGESPLALRRNLDQQSPSFSRRYISPSPPQPPPRRLSESNSVPGSPQHDRFKNKFLAWISASLSNQYGLQFYAGPDSAEQVFLEIPSIGASRLENKLAKTLTDLSNLDALCFDLTEPRAFVSPRHFLYGAMSECKSQDAATTKEGCQEESEDSDMANEVEDKVSIQQILEGMTNEFNKSVSPVKSVDANRPLENPDHEEPQKPSVTIDNEISNGVNGNSNVDNSEDDTTTSTMASTISTTSTTMMTTTTTTTTTVTTATTTTMAMVTMTTTTTTTSTTTTTMTATTAVASATMTPTITQQENNVESIIEENHRGEDEGPLKQDVVKKDSNIPRIVLTFRTIDENTDHGKKTKISSCSSNLTLVPDELANCDQIGGVSVKIENPDESSDIVEKSDSEECKIEEPTKDNHQEKDKEEEKEVKEQEKSKNMEPVDDEKNNKEKDSNQETAVPLAKAAEPPEPTPPITRKRRVGRPRLRTLSDSTEETPGPKRSARRLCKKSFKSTVLESAMAIKEKSNYTEEHLKFKKQRKYSKPGRPKKLPHGKEQTKQTQSKASDARQESEASLPDIDNNASEVNMSLESSRNSITVEGSTNDTTLDESQSYSSEFDGMPKLSPMTRSSDVQTKLGSSIGSPLSDETPLADIEKPFLKPATAGRPKRERGRPRGSQAARKIAKADSFEDGSPSIAEVGKHNDYPEEGTVPAKRTRRSMAPSPSPAEGQASKPESTAVVSETYGQSMLCLCQVRSQLYVTITGSGAPLYCTAIDSIDNRLVGCCNEVDSNDVAMRRPSTRVPFIILCRMHKERLLRHNCCPSCGLFCSQGRFVQCTNGHQYHRECEVYPNKKGACPHCGSESTIYDVMVTVSGMRRPVFIPTRKKFSKLPSAKMSLPGKGDNTKLAERPPSPLIKPEIIKIPEPSINAERPERYTIMSLYTSVKNGDLEKLVNVLACGYNANHIFKEYAHRSSLHIAADKGHLSCVHVLVQGGAQLDVMDRNQLTPLMLAASKGQADVVKYLVRIGADVTMKGEDGMTALHMAAKSGHLEICQIILTECKVPRTLVDSVDDGGWTSLIWACEFCHTDVARFLLDKKCDPLIRDAEQNIALHWSAYSGSAEITELLLNEGCDVNAVNVHGDTPLHIAARQDQYAVSVLLLARGAKIGEVNAAGETAVNCCTNDGDTVSALRLNAKVNELSEHMWEKTVKILTNDISRGKETNPIQCVNGYDSEDKPTDFLYVTENCFTSNIHVDRTITSLQSCRCEDNCSSEKCLCGNISLRCWYDEEGKLIPEFNYTDPPMLFECNPACDCNRITCNNRVVQHGLTQRFQLFRTKGKGWGLRTLRHIPKGTYVCEYVGEIISDSEADHREDDSYLFDLDNRDGETYCIDARRYGNIARFINHSCAPNLLPVRVFVEHQDLHFPRIAFFANRDIEADEELGFDYGEKFWIIKCKSFTCTCGAENCRYSEKTIQVTLDNYRRKIQQEEMLSGQTS; this is translated from the exons ATGTCAAAGGCCGATAAAGAATTCGATGTTACCAAGAAGCTTTCGAACATGGAAATCGAGGAAACGGGTAAAAAATTAacgcataaagaaaaaaagaaattaaaaaaacaacaagaatATGAAAAAACAATGGAAATGTTAACGAAGCCTGGTGGCCAGGGTCATAGTGAACTAGAATCAAATTTTACGGTTTCACAAAGTCAAACGCAACAACGTGGTAATCAGCAATTAGAAAATGCAGTAGATATAAAAGTTGAGAATTTTAGTATTGctgcaaaaggaaaagaattatttaccAATGCCAGTTTGTTAATAGCTCAAGGTAGACGATATGGCTTAGTAGGACCAAATGG acATGGAAAGACTACTTTGCTTCGGCATATTGCAAAAAGAGCCTTTTCTATTCCTCCTAATATAGATGTATTATATTGTGAACAAGAAGTTATAGCTGATGATACTCCAGCAGTAGAAGTTGTATTGAATGcagatataaaatgtaaagaatTACAAATGGAATGTAAAAAACTAGAAGAATTAATTGAACAAGGAGATAATACAGTTCAAGAACGGTTGCAAGAG gtATATGAAGAATTAAAAGCCATTGGTGCTGATTCTGCAGAACCACGTGCTAGAAGAATTTTAGCTGGTTTAGGTTTTAGTCGTGCTATGCAGGACCGTGCCACCAAAAATTTTTCTGGTGGATGGCGTATGCGAGTTTCTTTAGCAAGAGCATTGTTTGTAGAACCTACTTTGTTATTACTTGATGAACCAACAAATCATTTAGATTTGAATGCTGTTATTTGGTTAGATAATTATCTACAAGCATGGAAGAAAACATTACTTATTGTATCGCATGATCAAAGCTTTTTAGACAATGTGTGTACagatataattcatttagatcaacaaaaattatattattataagggAAATTATAGTATGTTCAAAAAGATGTatgaacaaaagagaaaagaaatgattaaagcttatgaaaaacaagaaaaacgcCTTAAAGATCTTAAAGCTTCTGGTCAAAGTAAGAAACAAGccgagaaaaaacaaaaagaagtgCTTACTCGAAAACAGGAAAAGAATAGAACAAAAATGCAAAAGCAAGAGGAAGATACTGGCCCACAAGAATTATTGCAGAGGCCCAGAgaatatattgttaaatttagTTTTCCTGATCCACCTCCGTTACAGCCACCAATTCTTGGTCTTCACa atgtAACATTTGCATATGAAGGACAAAAGTCATTATTTATTGACGTTGATTTTGGTATAGATCTAAGTTCTAGAATAGCTATAGTAGGTCCAAATGGTGTTGGTAAatctacatttttaaaattattaattggaGAATTGTCTCCGCATAAAGGAGAGCTTATAAGAAATCATCGATTG agAATAGGTAGATTTGATCAACATTCTGGAGAACATCTTACGGCTGAGGAAACTCCATCAGAATATCTTATGCGTTTATTTGATTTACCATATGAAAAGGCTAGGAAACAACTTGGTACATTTGGACTTAGTTCTCACGCACATACAATTAAGATGAAAGATTTATCAGGTGGACAAAAAGCACGTGTAGCACTTGCAGAATTGTGTCTCAATGCACCTGATGTTGTCATTCTTGATGAACCTACAAATAATTTGGATATAGAATCCATTGATGCACTTGCCGATGCAATAAATGAATACAAAGGAGGTGTTATCATCGTATCACACGATGAACGTCTTATCAGAGATACTGAATGTTGCTTGTATGTAATAGAAAATCaacaaattaatgaaattgacGGAGACTTTGATGATTATAGGAAGGAATTGCTTGAAAGTTTAGGAGAAGTTGTAAACAATCCAAGTATAGCTGCAAATGCTGCTGTTTTACA TACTctagagaataaaatattaaatttgcaaGAGCGCCTTCGAGCGGAAAATGAATCGAGAGATAGGGATAGGCAAAGCAGCGAGGTTGGCTCAGGAACGGGCCTGCAACCGTCATCGTCGGGTTCTACTTCAAGTCCTGCCGTACGCAGGCCAAAGCAAC TTGGCGAAATGGGTACCCCTACCCGATTAAGAAGGCAGCTGGATCTGCCAGTATCACAAATGGTACCTCCAAAGAAGCACGACAGTGAATTTGAATCTAAGTTgcaagaaataatgaaaatgaatggtattctaaatataaatggTCAAAGATATCAAACAGAAATGAAAGACTTAGAACATCTAGGAGAGCTAGGTAATGGTACTTGTGGACATGTTGTAAAGATGAGGCATAAACCCAGTGGAGTAGTTATTGCAGTAAAACAAATGAGACGTTCTGGAAAtgcagaagaaaataaaagaattataatggATTTAGATGTTGTATTAAAGTCACATGATTGTCCATATATTGTACAATGTTTGGGTTGTTTTATTACTGAATCTGATGTTTGGATTTGTATGGAATTAATGGCAACGTGTTTGGacaaattattgaaaagaagTAGGCAAGCCATACCAGAGGATTTCTTAGGAAAAGTTACAGTAGCT ACAGTGAAAGCCCTTTCGTACCTGAAGGAAAAGCATGGTGTAATTCACAGAGATGTAAAACCTAGTAATATTCTTCTTGATGAATCAGGAGGAGTAAAATTATGTGATTTTGGAATATCTGGTCGATTAGTTGATAGTAAAGCAAAAACTAGGAGTGCAGGATGTGCTGCTTATATGGCT CCTGAAAGAATAGATCCTCCAGACCCAACAAAGCCAGATTATGATATACGAGCTGATGTATGGAGTTTGGGTATTACCTTAGTTGAACTAGCGACTGGTGTATTTCCCTATCGAGATTGCAAGACTGATTTTGAG GTATTGAGCAGAGTGGTACAGGATGATCCTCCGTCCCTCCCTTCAGATGCACCTTTTTCTAAGGAGTTTCGAGGTTTTGTCAGTTGCTGCCTTACAAAAAACTATAAACATCGACCCAAATATCATAAACTTATGGAACATCCTTTCATACGCAAGTATGATGTTTCGCAAGATGAAGATAcaaattcttctttatctaATGCTGGCTGTCAATGGTTTGGTAGAGTTATGCGACAATTGGAACCAAG GTTGCCAGAGGGACAGCAGCGAGTTACTGGTCATGTGTCCCTAAAACAAACTGCTCATTTGAGGGTACAGTCTGAAATACCATCTTTCTTAAAAAGTAATACCACCAAAGAGACACAGAATTCCAATTTTCTACCATTTCATCAAAGATCTAGTAGCGAAAATGGTGCGACTTATGTATCCTGTAGTCCATATGTGCTcagacgaaaagaaatttccaGGCCGTTTTCCCCGCCGATGAACAACGAAGTTCAACAAAGCGAATTGAACTATCAACGATCTTTTTCACCTTACAGACAATCGATTgaacaaaataaagattatgtcATGAATCGTTGTTCCAATGGTCAAGGTAAATCAGAAGGAAGATCGTTTTCACCATATAGACAAGACTTGAATATAACAGACTCAGGAAATAGACCATATTCTCCTTACCACGGACGTTTCGAAGAACGAGATAGCAACAAGGATCGATGGCAAAATATTTCACGATCTTTGAGCCCTTTCGCACGAGATTATTCTCCTTGGCGGCGTGAGAATGTTGATCCTCCAGGTGTAATACAACCACCTTGTGAAAGTGGTCGATATTCTCCATTTTTACAGCAAAGACTCGGTCAGATTCCAACTGCACCCCAAACGCATCCACAAAGTCAAGATATATATGGAAGTCCTATGATCAGTCGTAAGAG gTTTCCTTCGGAACCACCTCCTCAAGGCTCTCATGGTTCCACCAGTcctcaattattaatatcacgtTTCGCACACCAATTAACACAAGAGCCACCCCCGATAATGCCACCTACTCAGGGTGGATCGAAGGAATCTGCAAAGAAACGTTTTGCGTCGTACGTTCGTCTTAGGCTCGGGAGTGATCGTGCTCCTTCACCGGAGCCACCGCCGAGATTGAGTCGCGGCGAATCTCCTCTTGCTTTAAGAAGGAATTTAGATCAAcaatctccttctttctctagaAG GTACATCTCGCCTTCTCCACCCCAACCTCCGCCTAGGAGATTGTCAGAAAGCAATTCAGTACCTGGGAGCCCTCAGCAC gatcgttttaaaaataaatttctcgcTTGGATCAGCGCGTCCCTGAGCAATCAATATGGCCTCCAGTTCTACGCGGGGCCCGACAGTGCAGAGCAGGTTTTTCTCGAAATACCATCGATAGGAGCGAGTCgccttgaaaataaattagccAAGACGCTGACCGATTTG TCTAACTTGGACGCTTTGTGCTTCGATCTTACCGAACCTCGTGCCTTCGTATCTCCGCGGCATTTCTTATACGGCGCCATGTCCGAGTGTAAAAGTCAGGATGCCGCTACTACGAAAGAGGGTTGCCAAGAAGAGAGCGAAGACTCGGACATGGCTAATGAAGTCGAAGATAAGGTCAGTATCCAGCAGATTCTCGAGGGTATGACCAACGAATTTAACAAAAGTGTAAGTCCAGTCAAAAGCGTAGATGCTAATCGACCATTGGAAAATCCGGATCACGAGGAACCCCAGAAACCGTCCGTGACGATCGACAATGAGATATCGAACGGTGTTAACGGAAATTCTAACGTGGACAATTCTGAGGATGATACGACAACTTCAACGATGGCTTCAACGATTTCGACGActtcgacgacgatgatgacgacgacgacgacgacgacgacgacggtaacgacggcgacgacgacgacgatggctatggtgacgatgacgacgacgacgacgacaacgtcgacaacaacgacaacgatgacggcGACAACAGCGGTAGCGTCAGCAACGATGACTCCAACAATAACACAACAAGAAAATAACGTGGAATcgataatagaagaaaatcatCGAGGAGAAGATGAAGGTCCTCTGAAACAGGATGTAGTTAAGAAGGATAGTAACATACCACGAATAGTTTTAACATTTAGAACAATTGACGAGAATACAGATCatggaaagaaaacaaaaatatccaGCTGTTCCTCTAATCTTACTTTAGTACCCGATGAGCTGGCCAATTGTGATCAAATCGGTGGTGTTTCTGTTAAGATAGAAAATCCAGATGAAAGTTCTGATATCGTAGAGAAGTCTGATTCTGAGGAATGTAAAATTGAAGAACCAACGAAAGATAATCATcaggagaaagataaagaagaagagaaggaagttaaagagcaagaaaaaagcaaaaatatggAACCTGTTGACGATGAAAAGAACAACAAAGAGAAGGATAGTAATCAAGAGACTGCTGTTCCTTTAGCCAAAGCTGCTGAACCGCCAGAACCTACACCACCAATaaccagaaagagaagagttgGACGACCTAGATTAAGAACACTtag TGACTCGACAGAAGAAACTCCAGGTCCCAAACGTTCTGCGAGAAGATTGTGCAAAAAATCCTTTAAAAGTACAGTTTTAGAAAGTGCAATggcaataaaagaaaagtctaATTATACTGAGGAACacttaaaatttaaaaagcaGAGAAAATACAGTAAACCTGGACGACCAAAAAAGCTACCTCATGGAAAGGAACAAACAAAGCAAACTCAGAGCAAAGCATCTGATGCTCGTCAAGAGTCAGAAGCTTCTCTTCctgatatagataataatgctTCTGAGGTAAATATGAGTTTAGAGAGTTCTAGAAATTCTATTACAGTAGAAGGAAGTACAAATGATACGACTTTGGATGAATCTCAAAGCTACTCATCTGAATTTGATGGTATGCCTAAACTGTCTCCAATGACGAGAAGTTCAGATGTACAAACTAAATTAGGTAGTTCTATTGGTAGTCCTTTGAGTGATGAAACACCTTTAGCAGATATAGAGAAACCTTTTTTAAAGCCTGCTACTGCTGGTAGAcctaaaagagagagaggtcgtCCTCGTGGAAGTCAAGCTGCTCGAAAGATAGCTAAAGCGGATTCGTTTGAAG ATGGTTCACCATCCATTGCAGAAGTAGGAAAACACAATGATTACCCAGAAg AAGGTACTGTACCTGCAAAAAGAACCCGTAGAAGTATGGCTCCTAGTCCAAGTCCTGCAGAAGGACAAGCTTCAAAACCAGAATCAACTGCTGTTGTTAGTGAA ACCTATGGACAATCTATGCTATGTTTATGTCAAGTACGATCTCAACTTTATGTGACAATAACTGGCTCTGGTGCACCTCTTTATTGTACAGCAATAGATTCTATTGATAATAGATTAGTAGGATGTTGTAATGAAGTTGATAGTAATGATGTTGCAATGAGAAGACCTAGTACTCGAgttccttttattatattatgtcgTATGCATAAGGAGAGACTTTTAAGACATAATTGTTGTCCTTCCTGTGGACTATTTTGTTCACAAGGTAGATTTGTTCAATGTACTAATGGCCATCAATATCACAGAGAATGTGAAGTGTAtccaaataaaaaaggagCTTGTCCACATTGTGGGAGTGAAAGTACAATATATGATGTAATGGTAACTGTTAGCGGAATGCGAAGACCTGTATTTATACCAACaaggaagaaattttctaaattaccATCTGCGAAAATGAGCTTACCTGGTAAAGgagataatacaaaattagcAGAACGTCCACCTAGTCCTTTAATAAAGCCTGAGATTATTAAGATACCAGAACCATCAATTAATGCAGAAAGACCAGAACGTTATACTATCATGAGTCTTTATACATCTGTAAAAAATGGTGATTTAGAAAAATTGGTAAATGTATTAG CGTGTGGCTACAATGcaaatcatatatttaaagaatatgcTCATCGTAGTAGTCTACATATTGCTGCAGACAAGGGTCACTTGTCTTGTGTGCATGTCTTAGTACAAGGTGGTGCTCAATTGGATGTGATGGATAGAAATCAATTGACACCTTTGATGTTAGCAGCTAGTAAAGGGCAAGCTGATGTGGTCAAATATTTAGTCAGGATAGGTGCAGATGTAACTATGAAAGGTGAAGATGGGATGACTGCTTTACATATGGCTGCAAAATCTGGTCATTTAGAAATatgtcaaattattttaacagaATGTAAAGTTCCAAGAACTTTAGtag atTCTGTGGATGATGGTGGATGGACAAGTTTAATTTGGGCATGTGAATTTTGTCATACCGATGTAGCAAGATTTCTTTTAGATAAGAAATGTGATCCGTTAATCAGAGATGCAGAACAGAATATAGCACTTCACTGGAGTGCTTATAGTGGAAGTGCAGAAATTACTGAATTGCTTTTAAATGAAGGATGTGATGTAAATGCAGTAAATGTTCATGGTGATACTCCATT acATATTGCTGCAAGACAAGATCAGTATGCAGTTAGTGTTTTATTGTTAGCTCGAGGAGCAAAAATAGGAGAAGTTAATGCAGCTGGGGAAACGGCAGTAAATTGTTGTACAAATGATGGTGATACTGTGTCAGCATTAAGATTAAATGCTAAAGTTAATGAATTATCTGAACATATGTGGGAAAAAactgttaaaatattaacaaa CGACATTTCACGTGGTAAAGAAACAAACCCAATACAATGTGTTAATGGTTATGATTCTGAAGACAAACCAACAGATTTTCTTTATGTAACTGAAAATTGTTTTACCAGTAATATACATGTTGATCGTACAATAACATCTTTGCAGTCTTGTAGATGCGAAGATAATTGTAGTTCTGAAAAGTGTCTCTGTGGAAATATAAGTTTAAGATGTTGGTATGATGAAGAGGGGAAACTTATtccagaatttaattatacag ATCCTCCTATGTTATTTGAATGCAATCCAGCTTGTGATTGCAATCGGATAACTTGTAACAATCGAGTTGTTCAACATGGTTTGACACAAAGATTTCAGTTGTTTAGAACAAAGGGTAAAGGTTGGGGTCTTAGAACTTTACGTCATATTCCAAAGGGCACATATGTTTGTGAATATGTAGGAGAAATTATTTCGGATTCTGAAGCTGATCATCGAGAGGatgattcatatttatttgatttagaTAATCGG gatGGAGAAACATACTGCATTGATGCAAGACGTTATGGAAATATTGCACGATTCATTAATCATTCTTGTGCACCTAATTTATTACCAGTACGAGTGTTTGTCGAACATCAAGATTTGCATTTCCCTAGGATAGCATTCTTCGCTAATCGAGACATCGAAGCCGACGAAGAGCTCGG CTTCGATTATGGGGAAAAATTCTGGATAATAAAATGCAAGTCTTTCACATGTACCTGTGGAGCTGAAAACTGCCGATATTCAGAGAAGACTATACAAGTAACGTTGGATAACTATCGGAGAAAAATACAGCAAGAAGAAATGCTCTCCGGTCAAACATCGTAA